A stretch of Aedes aegypti strain LVP_AGWG chromosome 2, AaegL5.0 Primary Assembly, whole genome shotgun sequence DNA encodes these proteins:
- the LOC110676230 gene encoding glycine-rich cell wall structural protein 1.8-like isoform X1, producing MADQYSGYGAPQDFGGPMQFSVPPPSLSSANFSQPPPMGGGGGGGGSAGGYNAPPPSVGGYGNQSQSSAGGGYGAQNDYKSGGRDGGYGGGNRDGGYGGGNRGGGGGGYGNGGPRGGNQSGGYSSGAGNKGGYNNKGKHRSTVR from the exons ATGGCTGACC AATATTCCGGCTACGGTGCTCCGCAGGATTTCGGCGGTCCGATGCAATTTTCGGTTCCTCCGCCGTCGCTTTCGTCGGCCAATTTCAGCCAGCCTCCTCCGATGGGAGGGGGTGGTGGCGGCGGCGGAAGTGCCGGTGGCTATAATGCTCCTCCCCCCTCGGTCGGCGGCTATGGCAACCAATCCCAGAGCTCAGCAGGCGGCGGCTACGGTGCGCAAAATGATTACAAATCCGGTGGCCGTGACGGAGGTTACGGCGGTGGAAACCGCGACGGTGGCTATGGAGGAGGAAACCGCGGAGGTGGTGGCGGTGGCTACGGAAACGGTGGACCTCGAGGTGGTAACCAATCCGGTGGCTACAG CAGTGGCGCCGGCAACAAGGGTGGTTATAATAACAAAGGTAAACACCGATCGACTGTTCGGTGA
- the LOC110676230 gene encoding glycine-rich cell wall structural protein 1.8-like isoform X2 has protein sequence MADQYSGYGAPQDFGGPMQFSVPPPSLSSANFSQPPPMGGGGGGGGSAGGYNAPPPSVGGYGNQSQSSAGGGYGAQNDYKSGGRDGGYGGGNRDGGYGGGNRGGGGGGYGNGGPRGGNQSGGYSGAGNKGGYNNKGKHRSTVR, from the exons ATGGCTGACC AATATTCCGGCTACGGTGCTCCGCAGGATTTCGGCGGTCCGATGCAATTTTCGGTTCCTCCGCCGTCGCTTTCGTCGGCCAATTTCAGCCAGCCTCCTCCGATGGGAGGGGGTGGTGGCGGCGGCGGAAGTGCCGGTGGCTATAATGCTCCTCCCCCCTCGGTCGGCGGCTATGGCAACCAATCCCAGAGCTCAGCAGGCGGCGGCTACGGTGCGCAAAATGATTACAAATCCGGTGGCCGTGACGGAGGTTACGGCGGTGGAAACCGCGACGGTGGCTATGGAGGAGGAAACCGCGGAGGTGGTGGCGGTGGCTACGGAAACGGTGGACCTCGAGGTGGTAACCAATCCGGTGGCTACAG TGGCGCCGGCAACAAGGGTGGTTATAATAACAAAGGTAAACACCGATCGACTGTTCGGTGA